From the Psychrobacter sp. P11F6 genome, the window TTTTAATTAAAATAACTCTTCAGACATTACTTAACGCTTTGGCTTTTACTGAGATTTCTATTTATAGTAAGCGTTTTCGGTACGGGTATGATCGGTCTCGTCAATCACTTGGGTCAGCTCTGGAATTTGTTGTTTCAGCTGCACTTCAACGCCTTGACGTAAGGTCATGTCAACGGCTGAACAGCCTTGGCAACCACCACCAAACTTCAATACCGCAGTCAGCCCAACGCCTTCTTCATCAATCAGTTCAAGCAATTGTACGTCGCCACCATGCGCCGCTAAGCCGGGATTAATCTCTGACTGCAATACGTAGTTGATACGCTCTTCGACACTGGCATCCGCACCCACTTTAGGCACTTTAGAATTTGGCGCGCGGAAGGTCAGCTGACCACCAAAACGGTCTTTATTATAATCAATCACCGCATCTTCTAAATAA encodes:
- the nfuA gene encoding Fe-S biogenesis protein NfuA, translating into MSEHNQAESQLDQSADYESALDTEQTVAKSNITITESAQSYLADLLSKQDTDGIGVRIFVEHPGTPRAECCMAYNQPGEEDSADLRFTYDSFSAFIEAASVPYLEDAVIDYNKDRFGGQLTFRAPNSKVPKVGADASVEERINYVLQSEINPGLAAHGGDVQLLELIDEEGVGLTAVLKFGGGCQGCSAVDMTLRQGVEVQLKQQIPELTQVIDETDHTRTENAYYK